Proteins from a genomic interval of Scomber scombrus chromosome 11, fScoSco1.1, whole genome shotgun sequence:
- the LOC133991199 gene encoding histone H2B 3-like has product MPDPVKAPKKGSKKAVSKATKTGKKKRKTRKESYAIYVYKVLKQVHPDTGISSKAMGIMNSFVGDIFERIAGESARLAHYNKRSTITSREIQTAVRLLLPGELAKHAVSEGTKAVTKYTSSK; this is encoded by the coding sequence ATGCCCGATCCAGTCAAAGCACCCAAGAAAGGCTCCAAGAAGGCCGTGTCTAAGGCCACCAAGACCggcaagaagaagaggaagacaagGAAGGAGAGCTATGCTATCTACGTGTACAAGGTGCTGAAGCAGGTTCACCCTGATACCGGTATCTCCTCCAAGGCCATGGGCATCATGAACTCCTTTGTTGGAGATATCTTTGAGCGTATTGCTGGTGAGTCTGCCCGCCTTGCTCACTACAACAAGCGCTCCACCATCACCTCCAGGGAGATCCAGACCGCCGTCCGCCTGCTGCTGCCCGGTGAGCTGGCCAAACACGCCGTGTCTGAGGGCACCAAGGCCGTCACCAAGTACACCAGCTCCAAGTAA